One genomic region from Saprospiraceae bacterium encodes:
- a CDS encoding sugar O-acetyltransferase, producing the protein MNQNEGNIFDRMLAGGLIPFTDPEYPKIFEAVSNTINLSVALNSSTNVEEIRVRLSEIIGQKIDESTTIFTPFHTNFGRHIQIGKNVFINHACTFLDLGGITIEDDVLIGPKVSIITENHPVNPNERKMLDLRGVIIKRNAWIGANATILPGLVIGENSVVAAGAVVTKDVPPNTIVAGVPAKIIKKI; encoded by the coding sequence ATGAATCAAAACGAGGGTAACATTTTTGATAGAATGCTGGCAGGAGGACTCATCCCGTTTACTGACCCGGAATATCCAAAAATATTTGAAGCAGTTTCAAACACAATTAATTTATCTGTCGCACTAAACTCTTCTACTAATGTGGAAGAAATCAGAGTGCGGTTGAGTGAAATAATTGGTCAGAAAATTGATGAGAGCACAACGATTTTTACACCATTTCATACCAACTTTGGAAGGCATATTCAGATTGGTAAAAATGTATTTATCAATCATGCCTGTACGTTTTTAGACCTTGGTGGAATTACTATAGAAGACGATGTACTCATAGGCCCCAAAGTAAGCATCATTACAGAAAATCATCCTGTAAATCCAAACGAGCGAAAAATGCTTGACCTTAGAGGAGTCATTATCAAGAGAAATGCCTGGATTGGAGCAAATGCGACCATATTGCCAGGTCTGGTTATTGGTGAAAATTCGGTCGTAGCAGCCGGGGCGGTCGTCACAAAGGATGTTCCACCGAATACGATTGTGGCCGGTGTTCCTGCCAAAATCATTAAGAAAATATAA
- a CDS encoding rRNA adenine methyltransferase translates to MEFDPNNNVVKLCAQGMDMEGKGKPEEASRLFLQAWHEATNDFEKFTSSHYVARHQKSVADKLKWDETALLLALKINNDTVKGTFPSLYLNIAKCYEDLNEVDNAKRNYEIALSFSDLLPDNGYGNMIKGGIKNGIERVSK, encoded by the coding sequence ATGGAATTCGACCCAAACAACAACGTAGTTAAACTCTGTGCACAAGGTATGGACATGGAAGGAAAAGGAAAACCAGAAGAAGCAAGCAGACTCTTTCTCCAAGCATGGCACGAAGCGACAAATGACTTTGAAAAATTTACTTCTTCTCATTATGTAGCACGACATCAAAAAAGTGTTGCCGACAAATTAAAATGGGACGAAACAGCTTTGCTGTTGGCACTAAAAATAAATAACGACACAGTTAAAGGGACTTTTCCTTCCTTGTATTTAAACATTGCTAAATGCTATGAAGATTTGAACGAGGTTGACAATGCTAAAAGGAATTATGAAATAGCTCTTTCATTTTCCGACTTGTTGCCAGACAATGGTTATGGAAATATGATAAAAGGGGGAATTAAGAACGGTATTGAAAGAGTGTCAAAATAA
- a CDS encoding transposase — protein sequence MDGNRLIISYSEKRAKKDEHNRKRGLSRLEKQVKSGKLTKQNINNKGYNKYLRMKGKVDIEIDYDKYNADKQWDGLKGYITNTTISPSIILEQYKNLWHIEKAFRMSKTDLRIRPIYHRLKRRIEAHICLSFAAYSIYKELERILNKNHSSISIVQAAELTHTMYQLEISLPESKKQIDYLKNGSLQKELSSIVESNYA from the coding sequence ATGGACGGCAATAGGCTTATAATATCGTATTCTGAAAAAAGGGCCAAAAAGGACGAACACAACCGGAAACGAGGCCTGTCTCGTTTAGAAAAACAAGTAAAATCTGGAAAACTTACCAAGCAGAACATTAACAATAAAGGCTACAACAAATACTTACGAATGAAAGGCAAAGTAGATATTGAGATAGATTATGATAAGTATAATGCTGATAAACAATGGGACGGGCTAAAAGGTTATATCACAAATACGACCATTAGTCCTTCGATAATACTTGAGCAATACAAGAATCTTTGGCATATAGAAAAAGCATTTAGGATGTCTAAAACAGACTTAAGAATAAGACCCATATATCACCGATTAAAAAGAAGGATAGAAGCCCATATTTGCCTCTCATTTGCCGCATACTCTATTTATAAAGAACTTGAAAGAATCTTAAATAAGAATCATTCGTCAATATCTATAGTACAAGCGGCGGAGCTAACTCATACTATGTATCAATTGGAAATAAGCCTTCCAGAATCTAAAAAACAAATTGATTACCTTAAAAATGGATCCCTTCAAAAGGAATTGTCGAGCATTGTTGAATCAAATTATGCATAA
- a CDS encoding transposase gives MVGQSSLFNSEQDVQLENYLDTIENMQIRTIGPELIFGKIYDAIGYNAIKEDLFRQLVIARLAFPLSKLKTIEYIYRYQGVTIGLDQVYRFLDKLNDTLKEQVEQISYQHTLKTLEGEIGIVFCDMTTLYFESNEEDDFRMSGFSKDGKHHLPQIYLGLLVGLGGYPIGYDLFEGKIFEGDTLIPVIDKLTKNSIWRNQSL, from the coding sequence ATGGTTGGACAATCAAGTTTATTCAATTCTGAACAGGATGTACAGCTTGAAAATTACCTGGACACTATAGAAAACATGCAAATTAGGACTATAGGGCCTGAGTTAATTTTTGGAAAAATATACGACGCCATCGGCTACAATGCTATCAAAGAAGACTTATTCCGGCAATTGGTTATAGCCCGTTTAGCTTTTCCACTGAGCAAGCTAAAAACAATAGAATACATCTACCGATATCAAGGAGTAACCATTGGTCTTGATCAGGTATATCGATTTCTAGACAAGTTAAATGATACATTAAAAGAACAAGTTGAGCAGATTTCATATCAACACACTTTAAAGACTCTCGAAGGAGAGATAGGTATAGTATTTTGTGACATGACGACTCTGTATTTTGAGTCTAATGAAGAAGATGATTTTCGAATGAGCGGATTCTCTAAGGATGGCAAACATCACTTACCTCAGATATATCTTGGTTTATTAGTAGGCCTAGGTGGCTATCCTATCGGCTATGATCTTTTCGAAGGAAAAATATTCGAAGGAGATACATTGATCCCAGTTATTGACAAGTTGACAAAAAATTCAATTTGGCGAAACCAATCATTGTAG
- a CDS encoding caspase family protein, whose product MNEDSGVNREQKPVTGNQDSVATNDHQQTLHFAHHHAFVIGINAYEKVSPLATAVNDARKIAQVLGEKHQFKVYPPVLDPTRSTLHTLLHETMPGLVGSDDRVVFYFAGHGIASDGDDGPAGYLAPADADPAELKTFIAMTELREALNSLPCRHLLIILDCCFSGAFKWTSGTRSIGSLMPKQIYKERFDRFIHDPAWQVITSAAYDQKALDIVQDRPTGDRGLVASESGEAHSPFALALFEALAGDADARTGRESDGLITATELYSYVRDQVEPATIDLGQQKRQTPGFFPLSKHDKGEFIFLHPRHRLNLPSRPSHSPYKGLLPFEESDAALFYGRDQVIAELKSRLASTRLLVVSGASGTGKSSVVKAGLLPWLREAGHLILPVIRPGDHPLATIEQALTGLAESNPQGAVLVVDQLEEVMTDCTDQAEREAFLARLRQVVDDSGHIHCVIITVRADFESRFSSGSLMGLWQDGLYMIPPLNLEELMAAAVMPTIQEVMIFDPPEMVDNIIGDVVQTPGALPLLSCTLDELYQAYNASGRQDRAMNQSDYDKLGGVMGIMRRKADALYQSLDPDRQVMMRKIFLRMVTVEGDLVGKRAPIADLDYSPQENLVMAEVIDQLVEARLIVHDTNSIEPAHPALVRTWKTLLEWIQAVGRDTLLLGERLGQQADQYSKSGNVQLLWNKNPNLANAARLLQQSQHGFNAQEQSFVRKSIARNLRRKRIVWTLVTVVIVALSLLSSWAINERKKARAEKETAQNERAKAQMERDRTMLSLFEGLRLSTDNGKPGSLCLYGMCDGAPVGDGNTIWQSLGRLPSDAPTYYEDVTSRIFCSSKAIR is encoded by the coding sequence ATGAACGAAGATTCTGGAGTCAATCGTGAGCAAAAGCCGGTGACAGGCAATCAGGATAGTGTTGCGACCAATGATCACCAACAGACACTGCATTTCGCGCACCACCATGCCTTTGTCATCGGCATCAATGCTTACGAGAAAGTGTCGCCTCTGGCCACTGCCGTCAATGATGCCAGGAAGATAGCGCAAGTGCTCGGCGAAAAACATCAGTTTAAGGTCTATCCGCCGGTACTCGATCCGACACGCAGCACGCTGCACACCCTGCTGCATGAGACGATGCCAGGGTTAGTTGGCAGTGATGATCGGGTAGTGTTCTATTTCGCAGGTCATGGGATCGCCTCAGACGGTGATGATGGCCCAGCAGGTTACCTTGCTCCTGCTGATGCCGATCCGGCCGAACTAAAGACATTTATCGCCATGACGGAACTACGGGAAGCACTGAACTCACTGCCTTGCCGCCATCTTTTAATCATCCTGGACTGCTGCTTCTCAGGTGCTTTTAAATGGACGAGCGGCACCCGCAGCATAGGTTCACTGATGCCCAAGCAGATATATAAGGAGCGATTCGACCGCTTCATACACGACCCTGCCTGGCAGGTGATTACTTCCGCTGCATACGATCAGAAAGCATTGGACATCGTGCAGGACCGTCCTACCGGCGACCGGGGCCTGGTGGCTTCGGAGTCAGGAGAAGCGCACTCACCATTTGCACTGGCACTTTTTGAAGCGCTGGCAGGTGATGCAGATGCCCGAACCGGTCGGGAAAGCGATGGATTGATCACGGCTACGGAACTCTATTCTTATGTTCGTGACCAGGTAGAACCGGCCACGATCGACCTTGGCCAGCAAAAACGACAGACTCCGGGATTTTTTCCGTTGAGCAAACATGATAAAGGCGAATTCATCTTCCTGCACCCCAGGCATCGTCTCAACTTGCCATCAAGGCCATCACATAGTCCATACAAGGGTTTGCTGCCCTTTGAAGAGTCAGATGCTGCCTTGTTTTATGGTCGTGACCAGGTTATTGCCGAATTAAAATCACGCTTGGCGTCCACTCGCCTGCTGGTGGTCAGCGGTGCATCCGGTACCGGTAAGTCTTCGGTGGTAAAAGCGGGGTTGTTGCCATGGCTTCGCGAGGCAGGTCATCTTATATTGCCCGTCATTCGACCGGGGGATCATCCCCTGGCCACTATCGAACAGGCACTGACAGGTTTGGCCGAATCCAATCCACAAGGAGCGGTGCTGGTGGTAGACCAGCTGGAGGAAGTGATGACCGATTGTACTGACCAGGCTGAGCGGGAAGCTTTCCTGGCCAGGTTACGCCAGGTAGTCGACGACTCGGGGCACATACATTGCGTGATCATCACTGTCCGCGCTGATTTTGAATCGCGTTTTAGCAGTGGCTCTTTGATGGGCTTGTGGCAAGACGGATTGTACATGATCCCCCCTTTAAACCTGGAGGAGTTGATGGCAGCCGCCGTCATGCCTACCATACAAGAAGTTATGATCTTTGACCCACCCGAAATGGTTGATAACATCATCGGCGATGTGGTGCAAACACCAGGGGCTTTGCCACTCTTGTCCTGTACTTTGGATGAACTCTACCAGGCTTATAACGCCAGCGGTCGCCAGGACAGGGCAATGAATCAGAGCGACTACGATAAGCTGGGCGGGGTGATGGGAATCATGCGTCGAAAAGCAGACGCTCTTTATCAGTCACTTGACCCGGACAGGCAGGTTATGATGCGCAAGATTTTCCTCCGAATGGTCACTGTGGAAGGTGATTTGGTGGGAAAACGAGCGCCAATCGCCGACCTCGATTACTCTCCACAGGAGAATCTCGTGATGGCAGAGGTCATCGACCAATTGGTCGAAGCCCGGCTCATCGTACATGACACTAACTCTATTGAGCCGGCCCATCCTGCCCTGGTACGAACCTGGAAGACTTTACTCGAATGGATTCAAGCAGTCGGCCGGGACACCCTGCTGTTGGGCGAACGACTCGGGCAGCAAGCGGACCAGTACTCCAAGTCTGGCAATGTGCAACTGCTGTGGAATAAAAACCCGAATCTCGCCAATGCAGCCCGCCTGTTGCAGCAGTCGCAGCATGGATTCAACGCGCAGGAGCAAAGTTTCGTGCGCAAAAGCATTGCTCGAAACTTGCGTAGAAAACGAATCGTCTGGACGCTGGTCACTGTTGTCATCGTGGCATTGTCCCTGCTTTCGAGTTGGGCAATAAATGAGCGAAAAAAAGCTCGGGCGGAAAAAGAAACGGCACAGAATGAAAGAGCAAAAGCGCAGATGGAAAGAGATCGGACTATGCTCAGCTTATTTGAAGGACTGCGTCTTAGCACTGATAATGGAAAGCCCGGAAGTCTTTGTTTATATGGCATGTGCGATGGTGCACCTGTGGGTGATGGAAATACTATATGGCAATCTTTGGGAAGGCTGCCGTCAGATGCACCGACTTACTATGAAGATGTAACATCAAGAATTTTTTGTAGCAGCAAGGCCATTCGGTGA
- a CDS encoding tryptophan-rich sensory protein, translating into MRSEQGICEVAKICVSVATLTLLMLIIIRQFKCSSEAAILQIPCCLWCCTTTALDKEK; encoded by the coding sequence ATGCGTAGCGAGCAGGGTATATGTGAAGTGGCTAAAATCTGTGTTTCTGTCGCTACATTAACCTTACTGATGCTGATTATTATTCGTCAGTTCAAATGTAGTTCTGAAGCAGCCATTTTACAAATACCGTGTTGCCTGTGGTGTTGCACCACTACTGCTTTGGATAAGGAAAAATAG
- a CDS encoding alpha/beta hydrolase fold domain-containing protein, with protein sequence MIYRYNHLAKASMMAFLFLYAAAAMAQDGTIYPLSAPAEPNAIPLGTGGVKEQPASESWFRQWGDPMARNITTATLTPFLPEPGKANGAAVIVAPGGGFRWLSMGNEGWEVAEALAKQGIAAFVLKYRLIPTPGSLDEFTAWMNRPRPIPAPSTDSTQNKAPARPPQMDLSNQLADAEAAYALIVKRAKEWGVDTHRIGMIGFSAGAGLTMHSTLHSKTMDLAFIGPIYGGMGPVEVPKDAPPMFNVIASDDFLFNGQFGVIDSWFKAHIPVEFHLYQNGGHGFGLGNPNRTSNIWFDSFIHWLDVNKFLVAMAGK encoded by the coding sequence ATGATTTATAGATATAATCACCTGGCCAAAGCGAGCATGATGGCTTTCTTATTCCTTTATGCTGCGGCTGCCATGGCCCAGGACGGCACCATCTACCCACTCAGCGCCCCGGCCGAACCAAATGCTATTCCACTCGGCACCGGCGGTGTCAAAGAACAACCTGCTTCAGAATCCTGGTTTCGCCAGTGGGGCGACCCGATGGCCCGTAACATCACCACTGCAACGCTTACGCCATTCCTACCGGAACCAGGCAAAGCAAACGGTGCGGCAGTCATCGTGGCGCCAGGAGGAGGTTTCAGATGGCTTTCGATGGGCAATGAAGGATGGGAAGTGGCAGAGGCACTCGCAAAGCAGGGCATCGCCGCCTTTGTACTCAAATATCGGCTGATTCCAACCCCAGGATCCCTTGACGAATTTACTGCCTGGATGAATCGGCCCCGACCGATACCGGCACCATCTACTGATTCGACCCAAAACAAAGCGCCGGCGCGTCCTCCACAGATGGACTTGTCCAACCAGCTCGCGGATGCTGAGGCGGCCTATGCCCTAATAGTAAAACGAGCTAAGGAATGGGGAGTCGATACGCATAGAATAGGAATGATTGGCTTTTCAGCAGGCGCCGGCCTCACCATGCACTCCACACTGCACTCCAAGACCATGGACCTGGCTTTCATCGGTCCCATCTATGGCGGTATGGGGCCCGTAGAGGTGCCAAAGGACGCTCCGCCCATGTTCAATGTGATAGCCTCCGATGATTTTCTATTCAACGGGCAGTTTGGCGTGATCGATTCCTGGTTTAAAGCACACATACCGGTAGAGTTTCATCTTTATCAGAATGGTGGTCACGGTTTCGGCCTGGGAAATCCTAATCGAACCAGTAATATTTGGTTTGATTCGTTTATACACTGGTTAGATGTGAATAAATTTCTTGTGGCTATGGCAGGAAAGTGA